A genomic segment from Sparus aurata chromosome 20, fSpaAur1.1, whole genome shotgun sequence encodes:
- the lyrm1 gene encoding LYR motif containing protein 1 isoform X2: MPAQIKQLNLCFGAPMTASTRRTVLSLYTRVFRIARTWQAQSGVTSETETERKYIIQEARTLFRQNQQLTDQESIKRCIEECEARIEIGLHYRNPYPRATYLPPLGLATQKGRKLRTQQRLRKQAKPIYLESQDET, from the exons ATGCCAGCACAAATTAAGCAGTTG aaccTCTGTTTTGGAGCCCCGATGACGGCCTCCACTCGCAGGACGGTGTTGTCGCTGTACACGCGGGTGTTTCGCATTGCCCGAACCTGGCAGGCACAGAGCGGGGTAACGAGTgaaacagagactgagagaaagtACATAATTCAGGAGGCCCGCACTCTCTTCAGACAGAACCAGCAG CTCACAGATCAAGAATCCATAAAGAGGTGTATAGAAGAATGTGAAGCAAGGATAGAAATAG gtCTGCATTACAGGAACCCATATCCAAGGGCT ACCTACCTACCACCACTGGGACTGGCGACTCAGAAAGGCAGGAAGCTGCGAACACAGCAGCGCCTGAGGAAGCAGGCCAAGCCAATTTACTTAGAGTCACAAGACGAGACTTGA
- the lyrm1 gene encoding LYR motif containing protein 1 isoform X1 gives MCFCCPSKLLPSYPQTQLNLCFGAPMTASTRRTVLSLYTRVFRIARTWQAQSGVTSETETERKYIIQEARTLFRQNQQLTDQESIKRCIEECEARIEIGLHYRNPYPRATYLPPLGLATQKGRKLRTQQRLRKQAKPIYLESQDET, from the exons ATGTGTTTCTGCTGTCCTAGCAAGCTACTGCCAAGCTATCCTCAGACACAGTTG aaccTCTGTTTTGGAGCCCCGATGACGGCCTCCACTCGCAGGACGGTGTTGTCGCTGTACACGCGGGTGTTTCGCATTGCCCGAACCTGGCAGGCACAGAGCGGGGTAACGAGTgaaacagagactgagagaaagtACATAATTCAGGAGGCCCGCACTCTCTTCAGACAGAACCAGCAG CTCACAGATCAAGAATCCATAAAGAGGTGTATAGAAGAATGTGAAGCAAGGATAGAAATAG gtCTGCATTACAGGAACCCATATCCAAGGGCT ACCTACCTACCACCACTGGGACTGGCGACTCAGAAAGGCAGGAAGCTGCGAACACAGCAGCGCCTGAGGAAGCAGGCCAAGCCAATTTACTTAGAGTCACAAGACGAGACTTGA
- the dcun1d3 gene encoding DCN1-like protein 3, with protein MGQCVTKCKNPTSSLGSKSGDKESSSKSHHKKGGSAGGCGGHKDEPSAPCSKATSELSNGTKALEVTVESPVIPALMGEPRKDECLDGDGLSMLRIDELFCCYKDEHEDAILEEGMERFCNDLCVDPAEFRVLVLAWKFQAATMCKFTRKEFVEGCKAIQADSLEGICSRFPCMLVDAKGEENFKDLYRFTFQFGLDADEGQRSLQREIAIALWRLVFTQDMPAILEHWLDFLAENPSGIRGISRDTWNMFLNFTQAIGPDLSNYSEDEAWPSLFDTFVEWELERRKKEEEQALMAKEEEGRCTETECSPNTDRLETEGSRGSQTWGGH; from the exons ATGGGCCAGTGTGTCACCAAGTGTAAGAATCCAACGTCCTCACTCGGCAGCAAGAGTGGAGACAAGGAGAGCAGCTCCAAGTCCCACCACAAGAAAGGAGGCAGTGCTGGCGGCTGTGGGGGCCACAAGGACGAGCCCAGCGCCCCGTGTAGCAAAGCCACCAGCGAGCTGTCGAATGGCACCAAGGCGTTGGAGGTTACAGTGGAGTCACCGGTCATCCCTGCACTGATGGGGGAACCACGCAAGGACGAGTGTCTGGATGGAGATGGGCTGTCTATGCTGCGCATTGATGAGCTGTTCTGCTGCTACAAAGATGAACACGAAGACGCCATCTTGGAGGAGGGCATGGAGAGGTTTTGTAATGACCTGTGTGTGGACCCAGCAGAGTTTCGTGTGCTTGTTCTTGCCTGGAAGTTTCAAGCAGCTACCATGTGCAAGTTTACAAG GAAGGAGTTTGTCGAAGGCTGCAAGGCTATCCAGGCAGACAGCCTCGAGGGTATCTGCTCACGTTTCCCCTGCATGCTGGTGGATGCCAAGGGAGAGGAGAACTTCAAGGACTTGTACCGCTTCACCTTCCAGTTTGGCCTGGACGCTGACGAGGGCCAGCGCTCGTTGCAGCGCGAAATCGCCATCGCCCTATGGCGCCTGGTTTTCACACAGGACATGCCTGCGATCTTGGAGCACTGGCTGGACTTCCTAGCGGAGAACCCCTCAGGTATTCGGGGCATCTCAAGGGACACGTGGAACATGTTCCTCAACTTCACCCAGGCGATCGGGCCTGACCTGAGCAACTACAGCGAGGACGAGGCGTGGCCCAGCCTCTTCGACACCTTTGTGGAGTGGGAGCTGGAGCGcaggaaaaaagaggaggaacagGCACTGATGgcaaaggaggaagaggggaggtgTACTGAGACAGAGTGTTCTCCCAACACAGACAGACTTGAAACAGAGGGAAGCCGCGGCTCACAGACGTGGGGGGGCCACTGA